One genomic window of Saccopteryx bilineata isolate mSacBil1 chromosome 4, mSacBil1_pri_phased_curated, whole genome shotgun sequence includes the following:
- the CAPN3 gene encoding calpain-3 isoform X3 → MHGNKQHLQKDFFLYNASKARSKTYINMREVSQRFRLPPSEYVIVPSTYEPHQEGEFILRVFSEKRNLSEEVENTISVDRPVKKKKPKPIIFVSDRANSNKELGVDQDSEEGKDKTSPDKQKKSLQPQPGNSDQESEEQQHFRNIFRQIAGDDMEICADELKNILNTVVNKHKDLKTQGFTLESCRSMIALLDTDGSGRLNLQEFHHLWKKIKSWQKIFKHYDTDQSGTINSYEMRNAVNDAGFHLNCQLYDIITMRYADKHMNIDFDSFICCFVRLEGMFRAFNAFDKDGDGIIKLNVLEWLQLTMYA, encoded by the exons ATGCATGGGAACAAACAGCACCTGCAGAAGGACTTCTTCCTGTACAACGCCTCCAAGGCCAGGAGCAAAACCTACATCAACATGAGGGAGGTGTCCCAGCGCTTCCGCCTGCCTCCCAGCGAGTACGTCATTGTGCCCTCTACATACGAGCCCCACCAGGAGGGAGAGTTCATCCTCCGCGTCTTCTCTGAAAAGAGAAACCTCTCCGA GGAAGTTGAAAATACAATCTCCGTGGATCGACCAGTG aaaaagaaaaagcccaag cCCATCATCTTCGTCTCGGACAGAGCAAACAGCAACAAGGAACTGGGTGTGGACCAGGATTCAGAGGAGGGCAAAGACAAAACAAGCCCTGATAAGCAAAAGAAATCCCTGCAG CCACAGCCTGGCAACTCTGACCAGGAAAGTGAAGAGCAGCAGCACTTCCGGAACATTTTCAGGCAAATTGCGGGCGAT GACATGGAGATCTGTGCAGATGAGCTCAAGAATATCCTCAACACAGTTGTGAACAAAC ATAAGGACCTGAAGACGCAGGGGTTCACACTGGAGTCCTGCCGTAGCATGATTGCTCTTTTGGAT ACAGATGGCTCTGGGAGACTGAACCTGCAAGAGTTCCATCACCTCTGGAAGAAGATTAAATCCTGGCAG AAAATTTTTAAACACTATGACACAGATCAATCTGGCACCATCAACAGCTACGAGATGCGAAATGCAGTCAATGATGCAG GATTCCACCTAAACTGCCAGCTCTACGACATCATCACCATGCGGTATGCCGACAAACACATGAACATCGACTTTGACAGTTTCATCTGCTGCTTTGTCAGGCTGGAGGGCATGTTCA GAGCTTTTAATGCATTCGACAAGGATGGAGACGGTATCATCAAACTCAACGTCCTAGAG TGGCTGCAGCTGACCATGTATGCCTGA